One part of the Amphiprion ocellaris isolate individual 3 ecotype Okinawa chromosome 24, ASM2253959v1, whole genome shotgun sequence genome encodes these proteins:
- the ankrd10a gene encoding ankyrin repeat domain-containing protein 10a: protein MMPSYRKDKLICSSFVFEPLQSALGPGPETGPAEKHPDLPLMSAGLEPDFSGDEVFVRRFPVHRACRDGDVGALLSLSNRAHLTAEDSRYGWTPIHWAAHYGQLECVVHLVQMGCEVNTVSSRFNQTPTHTAAFGGHPHCVVWLTEAGADVNQQDFVGETPIHKAARSGSLECIQVLLIAGAKPQLRNASGQTAADLAHAHGFHDCFCFISNAQKHLQQLRGNGAPCGQGMFSRKRQMNIVEAGLMKKARRAEGVLQLQISPGEEVESMNTESEQELCTEDSTRATRHPILPPAAQPPLLAPSSLRPPSSPPVQRPSSSPQRPSAEMCGSLHLTSSPSNCSSVRPARWGPLWDDGGDFLRYGHYHGFGDTAEELSDSSSVQAEHRSKQADLYHGS from the exons ATGATGCCCTCCTACCGTAAAGACAAGCTTATCTGCTCTTCCTTTGTGTTTGAACCTCTTCAGTCTGCTCTGGGACCGGGACCGGAAACGGGACCGGCTGAGAAGCACCCCGACCTGCCGCTCATGTCTGCGGGACTGGAACCAGACTTCTCCGGTGATGAAGTGTTCGTCCGCCGTTTCCCCGTCCACCGAGCCTGCCGGGATGGAGACGTCGGAGCGCTGCTGTCGCTGTCGAACCGGGCTCATCTGACGGCGGAGGACTCCCGCTACGGATGGACCCCCATCCACTGGGCTGCTCACTACGGACAG CTGGAGTGTGTGGTGCATCTGGTGCAGATGGGCTGTGAGGTGAACACGGTGAGCAGCCGCTTCAACCAGACGCCAACACACACGGCGGCGTTTGGAGGACATCCTCACTGTGTGGTGTGGCTGACAGAGGCTGGAGCTGACGTCAACCAGCAG gacTTTGTAGGTGAGACTCCCATCCATAAGGCAGCTCGTTCAGGTAGTCTGGAGTGTATCCAGGTCCTGTTGATAGCAGGAGCTAAACCCCA GTTAAGGAATGCCAGTGGGCAGACGGCAGCAGACCTGGCTCATGCTCACGGCTTCCACGACTGTTTCTGCTTCATCTCCAACGCCCAGAagcacctgcagcagctccgtGGGAATGGCGCCCCCTGTGGTCAGGGCATGTTCAGCAGGAAGAGGCAGATGAACATCGTGGAGGCCGGACTAATGAAGAAAGCCAGGAGAGCTGAAG GTGTGTTGCAGCTTCAGATCAGTCCAGGTGAGGAGGTGGAGAGCATGAATACTGAGTCTGAACAGGAGCTCTGCACAG AGGACAGCACCAGAGCTACCAGACATCCcatcctgcctcctgctgccCAGCCTCCCCTCCTGGCCCCCAGCAGcctccgtcctccatcctcccctccagTCCAGCGTCCTTCATCGTCTCCTCAGCGTCCTTCGGCTGAGATGTGCGGCTCTCTGCATCTGACCAGCAGCCCCAGCAACTGTTCTTCTGTCCGGCCGGCCCGCTGGGGGCCCCTGTGGGACGATGGTGGAGACTTCCTGCGTTATGGACACTACCACGGCTTCGGAGACACCGCCGAGGAGCTGAGCGACAGCAGCAGCGTCCAGGCAGAGCACAGATCCAAGCAGGCCGACCTGTACCACGGCTCATAA
- the ccdc14 gene encoding uncharacterized protein ccdc14: protein MRGKVRKAVTSGRLTGASRGSPTSASCPEPTFSLYSTDSEDQVTTLHQGLDRCAALLGDILQAEKAASPSLQRTVKVGAARSRQSTSLGGKSIEKLPTKTVQKSSHSSQRGPGTTPRTHRSTPPAAHSGVKLHPPKKHPHKLLQSFTPPSHRQTLQHRSHSVLPPRTSIPPPRTSSPPPRTSSPPPRTSSPPPRTSSPPPRTSILLAVHQSSSPPELLPSHQAGAPQTEAGGGEEFVPVRDVNMKNPAVRHPNICTVETSHLQLETQQDEEKKEKMVQYLLRELRALISGRGGAAETLLSQLDQTLSSPQVGGLNIQQTHRDPDLKSLLIQNGQLCRRVQILNQQLKERENLERNQNLEVLCDSQVLRLQEELVTAQSRLQEVQEDLTELRRVLQDTQRELRDREAENVLMKTDLDATRRRLLDREHEEEKLASLTQQRLEEIGHLNSSSDGPPPVDSSETRPSILLHSRQHPFLPSREPITHYLLSLDQAEREEKPPFHPEHRDQPPQSPAVRLNSPLDPSRGSEHLESGRRQMFTSMVSQSDGESVLSDCSIKSGWTFDTRDEEAFRDGLAALDASISNLQKTIQLDMRR, encoded by the exons ATGAGAGGAAAAGTACGCAAG GCGGTGACTTCAGGGAGGCTGACAGGAGCATCCAGAGGGAGTCC AACTTCAGCATCCTGTCCTGAGCCGACCTTCTCCCTCTACTCCACCGACTCTGAGGACCAG GTCACCACCCTCCATCAGGGTCTGGACCGCTGTGCTGCCTTGCTGGGTGACATCCTTCAGGCTGAAAAGGCAG CCTCACCAAGCCTTCAGAGAACAGTGAAGGTTGGAGCAGCCAGATCCAGACAGTCCACGTCATTAGGAGGGAAGAGCATCGAGAAACTACCTACGAAGACAG TCCAGAAGAGTTCCCATTCCAGCCAGCGTGGACCAGGAACCACTCCAAGAACCCATCGGTCCACTCCTCCAGCTGCACACTCAGGAGTGAAGCTGCATCCACCCAAGAAACATCCTCACAAGCTGCTGCAGTCCTTCACACCTCCTTCACACCGCCAGACTCTCCAGCACCGCTCCCACAGCGTCCTTCCACCCAGGACCTCCATCCCTCCACCCAGAACCTCCAGCCCTCCACCCAGGACCTCCAGCCCTCCACCCAGGACCTCCAGCCCTCCACCCAGAACCTCCAGCCCTCCACCCAGGACCTCCATCCTTCTGGCTGTCCACCAGTCGTCCTCCCCTCCAGAACTGCTGCCTTCTCACCAGGCTGGAGCTCCACAGACCGAGgctggtggaggagaggagTTTGTTCCTGTCAGGGATGTAAACATGAAGAACCCAGCTGTCAGACACCCAAACATCTGCACCGTGGAGACGTCACATCTGCAGCTGGAGACTCAGCAGgatgaagagaagaaagagaagatggTTCAGTATCTGCTGAGAGAACTCAGAGCTCTGATCTCTGGACGAG GCGGTGCAGCAGAGACGCTGCTCAGTCAGCTGGACCAGACGTTGTCCTCACCACAGGTTGGAGGTTTGAACATCCAGCAGACCCACAGAGATCCAGACCTGAAGTCCCTGCTGATCCAGAACGGTCAGCTCTGCAG ACGAGTTCAGATCCTGAACCAGCAGCTAAAGGAAAGAGAGAACCTGGAGAGAAACCAGAACCTGGAGGTCCTGTGTGACTCTCAAG TCCTCCGTCTGCAGGAGGAGCTTGTTACTGCTCAGTCCAGACtgcaggaggtccaggaggatcTGACAGAACTACGAAGAGTCCTTcaggacacacagagagagctgagagacagagaggcagagaacGTCCTCATGAAGACAG ACCTGGACGCCACCAGAAGAAGGCTGCTGGACAGAGAACATGAGGAGGAGAAGTTGGCGTCCCTCACCCAGCAGAGACTAGAGGAGATAGGACACCTGAACAG CTCATCAGATGGTCCTCCTCCTGTTGACTCCTCAGAAACCAGACCTTCTATCCTCCTCCACTCCAGGCAGCATCCATTTCTTCCCTCCAGGGAGCCCATCACCCACTACCTCCTGTCTCTGGACCAGGctgagagagaagaaaagcCTCCGTTCCATCCTGAACATAGAGACcaacctccacagagtccagctGTTAGACTAAACTCTCCTCTGGATCCGTCACGTGGTTCAGAACATCTGGAATCAGGACGAAGGCAGATGTTTACCTCCATGGTGTCCCAGTCTGACGGAGAATCTGTGCTTTCTGACTGCAGCATAAAGTCTGGCTGGACATTTGACACCAGAGACGAGGAGGCCTTCAGAGACGGACTGGCAGCTCTGGACGCCAGCATCTCCAACCTGCAGAAGACCATCCAGCTGGACATGAGGAGATGA